The Paenibacillus sp. YPG26 genome includes a window with the following:
- a CDS encoding family 14 glycosylhydrolase: MHVTKALMKRGYLFTLIFTLIFSSFLTPFTNTARAEVANDFQAYVMAPLTKINDWNAFKNQLKTLKDSGVYALTTDVWWGDVEAAGDNQFDWSYYKKYADAVSASGLKWVPILSTHTCGGNPGDDCNIPIPSWLWGKGSADEMKYKSETGYVNNEALSPFWSGINKQYNELYASFASNFSSYKGLIAKIYLSGGASGELRYPSYYQAAGWSYPSRGKFQVYTETAKNAFRTAMVSKYGSLSGVNQAWGLQLTSESQINPPSDGDAFYSTGGYNTTYGKDFLGWYQGVLENHLGVIAQAAHSNFDSVFGVRIGAKISGIHWQMTNPSAPHSAEHAAGYYDYSRIIQKFKDNDLDLTFTALEMHDDGRAPAYSTPSTLVDTISSIANAKGVRLNGENALPTSDFQKIEQQITRWNYNGFTLLRFANLVNPDGSPTGNLEGYKKYVISHAKPIVNPDGNKVTIYYKKGFNTPYLHYRPAGGAWTTAPGKAITDAAAPYTGYGKITVDIGSATQLEAAFNNGSGTWDSNNSKNYIFNTGTFTFTPGADGAPGTIAAGEPVVKPDDTESNVTIYYKKGFTNPYIHYRQEGGTWTTAPGTAMANAEAAYPGYAKITLPLGSASRIEAAFNNGSGTWDSNNMKNYFFSKGTFTFTPGADGAPGTIAAGEPVVKPDDTESNVTIYYKKGFTNPYIHYRQEGGTWTTAPGTAMGNAEAAYPGYAKITLPLGSASRIEAAFNNGSGTWDSNNMKNYFFSKGTFTYTPGANGATGTIAAGAPEIVGDDGSTATIYYKKGFNTPYIHYRAEGGTWTTSPGSAMADAEATYPGYAKITIPLGTASRVEAAFNNGSGTWDSNNMKNYFFSKGTSTYTPGANGAAGTITSGVPSKDPGNTGATDWSKQSIYFIMTDRFSNGDTSNDNAYGIASNKSDPKKWHGGDFQGIINQLDYIKNMGFTAIWITPVTAQKSEYAYHGYHTYDFYSVDGHLGTMEKLKELVDTAHSKQISVMLDVVPNHTGDFQPYNGTAKAPFNNPDWYHHNGEITKSDYEKNDQWKIENGDVAGLDDLNHENPAVVNELKNWVKWILAETKIDGLRVDTAKHMPKWFLKEFDAAANTFTMGEIFEGSSSKVGDYSNYLDAVIDFPMYYTIRDVFGQDQSTTKIKDRYTEDGNYRDAKLNGIFLDNHDVKRFLNEASGNPSNRSDKWPQLKAALGFVLTSRGIPIVYQGTELGYSGGDDPANREDVAPNANHELYKYIAKLNAVRNSHPALQNGSQKEKLADGAFYSYQRSKDGDEVVVIINNSWNTATRTVSGIENLANGTSLKNQLGTDSVQVNNGSVNITLGPKEVKILAKAS, translated from the coding sequence TTGCACGTTACAAAAGCATTAATGAAACGAGGTTATTTATTTACTTTAATCTTCACGTTAATTTTTTCGAGTTTCCTTACTCCCTTCACGAACACAGCGAGAGCTGAAGTAGCGAATGACTTCCAAGCTTATGTCATGGCTCCGCTGACCAAGATTAATGACTGGAACGCGTTCAAGAACCAACTCAAAACTCTTAAAGACAGCGGAGTCTACGCTCTAACTACCGATGTATGGTGGGGAGATGTAGAAGCTGCAGGCGACAATCAGTTCGACTGGAGCTACTACAAAAAGTATGCGGATGCAGTAAGCGCATCGGGCCTCAAATGGGTTCCTATCCTATCCACTCATACTTGTGGCGGAAATCCCGGAGATGATTGCAATATTCCGATTCCATCATGGCTATGGGGCAAGGGATCTGCTGATGAGATGAAATATAAGAGTGAGACCGGCTATGTCAACAACGAAGCCCTCTCACCTTTCTGGAGCGGCATCAACAAGCAGTACAACGAGCTGTACGCTTCTTTTGCCTCTAATTTCTCAAGCTACAAAGGTCTGATTGCCAAGATCTATCTTAGTGGCGGCGCATCCGGCGAACTTCGCTATCCGTCCTACTATCAGGCAGCAGGCTGGAGCTACCCGTCACGTGGTAAATTCCAAGTCTACACAGAAACTGCCAAGAATGCCTTCAGAACTGCAATGGTCAGCAAATACGGTTCATTAAGCGGAGTTAACCAGGCTTGGGGCCTTCAGCTGACAAGCGAAAGCCAAATCAATCCTCCTAGCGATGGAGACGCTTTCTATTCAACCGGCGGTTATAACACGACTTATGGTAAGGACTTCCTTGGCTGGTACCAAGGCGTTCTAGAGAATCACCTTGGTGTAATCGCACAAGCTGCACACAGCAATTTCGATTCCGTATTCGGTGTTCGCATCGGTGCGAAGATCTCCGGTATTCATTGGCAAATGACTAATCCTTCTGCTCCACATAGCGCCGAGCATGCCGCAGGTTACTATGATTACAGCAGAATTATTCAGAAATTCAAGGATAACGATCTTGATCTAACCTTTACCGCTCTGGAAATGCATGATGATGGCAGAGCACCAGCTTATTCGACACCATCCACGCTTGTGGACACCATCTCTTCCATAGCCAATGCCAAAGGCGTTCGCCTGAACGGAGAGAATGCGCTTCCGACAAGTGACTTCCAGAAGATCGAACAACAGATTACTAGATGGAATTATAACGGCTTCACACTGCTGCGTTTCGCCAACCTTGTGAACCCGGACGGTTCTCCTACCGGCAACCTTGAGGGTTACAAGAAGTATGTAATCAGCCATGCCAAGCCTATCGTGAACCCTGATGGGAACAAAGTAACGATCTATTACAAAAAAGGCTTCAATACTCCTTACCTGCACTACCGCCCAGCTGGCGGAGCATGGACTACAGCACCGGGTAAAGCTATTACGGATGCTGCAGCTCCTTACACAGGATATGGAAAAATCACAGTTGATATTGGATCAGCTACTCAATTAGAAGCTGCTTTTAATAATGGCAGCGGAACTTGGGACAGTAACAACTCGAAGAACTACATCTTCAATACAGGCACTTTTACTTTCACACCGGGCGCGGATGGAGCTCCTGGCACCATTGCAGCCGGAGAACCGGTTGTGAAACCAGATGATACCGAGTCCAATGTCACTATCTACTACAAAAAAGGCTTCACCAATCCTTACATCCACTACCGCCAGGAAGGTGGAACGTGGACTACGGCTCCAGGTACAGCAATGGCCAATGCCGAAGCTGCATACCCTGGATATGCCAAGATTACTTTGCCACTAGGATCGGCAAGCCGCATCGAAGCTGCTTTCAACAATGGCAGCGGAACTTGGGACAGCAACAACATGAAGAACTACTTCTTCAGCAAGGGAACCTTCACTTTCACACCTGGCGCTGACGGAGCCCCTGGCACCATTGCAGCTGGAGAACCGGTTGTGAAACCAGATGATACTGAGTCGAATGTTACCATTTACTACAAAAAAGGCTTTACTAATCCGTATATCCACTACCGCCAGGAAGGCGGAACGTGGACTACGGCTCCGGGTACCGCAATGGGCAACGCCGAAGCGGCTTACCCTGGATACGCCAAGATCACCCTGCCTCTTGGGTCAGCAAGCCGCATCGAAGCCGCGTTCAACAACGGCAGCGGAACTTGGGACAGCAACAACATGAAGAACTATTTCTTCAGTAAAGGGACTTTCACTTACACGCCAGGCGCTAATGGAGCTACAGGTACCATTGCAGCCGGAGCACCGGAAATTGTCGGTGATGACGGTTCAACCGCTACCATCTATTACAAAAAGGGCTTCAATACGCCTTACATTCACTATCGTGCTGAAGGAGGAACCTGGACTACATCTCCAGGTTCCGCTATGGCCGATGCCGAAGCTACTTACCCGGGTTATGCCAAGATCACCATTCCTCTTGGAACAGCAAGCCGCGTTGAAGCTGCATTCAACAACGGCAGCGGAACTTGGGACAGCAACAATATGAAGAACTACTTCTTCAGCAAAGGAACTTCTACTTACACGCCAGGCGCTAACGGAGCTGCCGGCACAATCACATCTGGGGTGCCTTCCAAGGACCCAGGCAATACTGGAGCAACAGATTGGAGCAAACAAAGCATTTACTTCATCATGACTGACCGCTTCAGCAATGGAGACACCTCGAATGACAACGCATATGGCATTGCCTCCAACAAGAGCGACCCTAAGAAATGGCATGGCGGAGACTTCCAAGGAATTATTAATCAGCTGGATTACATCAAGAACATGGGTTTCACCGCTATCTGGATTACACCAGTAACAGCACAAAAAAGTGAGTATGCTTATCACGGCTACCACACTTACGACTTCTACTCTGTAGATGGTCACCTGGGTACAATGGAGAAGCTGAAAGAGCTTGTGGACACAGCGCACAGCAAGCAGATTTCGGTTATGCTCGATGTGGTTCCGAATCACACGGGTGACTTCCAGCCGTATAACGGAACAGCCAAAGCTCCATTCAACAATCCGGACTGGTACCACCACAACGGAGAGATCACTAAGTCGGATTACGAGAAGAACGACCAATGGAAGATTGAGAATGGAGATGTAGCAGGTCTGGACGATCTGAATCATGAGAATCCAGCAGTTGTCAATGAACTGAAGAACTGGGTAAAATGGATTCTTGCCGAAACGAAGATCGATGGTCTGCGTGTGGATACGGCTAAACATATGCCAAAATGGTTCCTCAAAGAATTTGATGCTGCAGCCAACACATTTACAATGGGTGAAATATTCGAAGGCAGTTCAAGCAAGGTTGGAGACTACTCCAACTATCTTGATGCGGTAATCGACTTCCCGATGTATTACACGATTAGAGACGTGTTCGGGCAAGACCAATCTACAACCAAGATCAAGGACCGTTACACTGAAGATGGCAACTACCGTGATGCCAAGCTTAACGGGATCTTCCTGGACAATCATGACGTGAAGCGGTTCCTGAATGAAGCTTCCGGCAATCCTAGCAACCGTTCAGACAAATGGCCACAACTGAAAGCCGCACTTGGCTTCGTATTAACTTCACGCGGTATTCCAATCGTCTACCAAGGTACTGAGCTAGGTTACAGCGGTGGAGACGATCCAGCTAACCGTGAAGATGTTGCGCCTAACGCGAATCATGAGCTGTACAAATACATTGCCAAGCTTAACGCCGTGCGCAACAGCCACCCGGCTCTGCAAAATGGTTCCCAAAAAGAAAAGCTCGCTGACGGCGCATTCTACAGCTACCAGCGCTCCAAAGACGGAGACGAGGTTGTTGTCATCATCAACAACTCCTGGAACACAGCAACTCGCACCGTATCAGGCATTGAGAACCTTGCCAATGGAACCAGCCTGAAGAATCAACTGGGTACGGATTCCGTACAGGTCAACAACGGTTCGGTTAACATTACGTTGGGACCAAAAGAAGTAAAAATTCTTGCGAAGGCTAGCTAA
- a CDS encoding DedA family protein, with the protein MSYILTLLVAVVGSFAGMSVSYFIGRKFGYPLLEKHGRKIRITKEKLDHTRRWFKKFGKFALTLGYFIPGVRHLTAYFTGISGWRYRTFLSYAAPGAILWAFTFITLGKYLSKHWLAVTEAIHKYLLLGFVLLVLILILIWYLKRKPKMNQA; encoded by the coding sequence CTGTCTTATATCCTGACCCTGCTGGTCGCGGTGGTGGGCAGCTTTGCGGGAATGAGCGTTAGTTACTTCATTGGGCGGAAGTTTGGGTATCCGCTGCTTGAGAAGCATGGCCGTAAGATTCGGATTACGAAGGAGAAGCTTGATCATACCCGGCGCTGGTTCAAGAAATTTGGCAAGTTTGCGCTCACGCTGGGCTATTTCATACCTGGTGTTCGTCATCTCACGGCGTATTTTACCGGGATCAGCGGATGGCGTTACCGTACATTCCTCTCATATGCTGCACCCGGAGCGATACTATGGGCGTTCACTTTTATCACGCTGGGAAAATACCTGAGCAAGCATTGGTTGGCTGTTACAGAAGCCATTCATAAGTATTTGCTGCTTGGCTTTGTGCTTCTTGTTCTGATTCTCATCCTTATCTGGTATCTGAAAAGAAAACCAAAAATGAACCAGGCCTGA